From a region of the Sebastes umbrosus isolate fSebUmb1 chromosome 10, fSebUmb1.pri, whole genome shotgun sequence genome:
- the mrps6 gene encoding 28S ribosomal protein S6, mitochondrial: protein MPRYELALILKAMQRPATSAALRRTVETLMERGAVVRDLENLGDRLLPYKINKHNEKHSRGAYFLVDFYAAPTILTGLLDHLHRDVDVVRPTVLKKEDQDQVSQSNCCGPQQ from the coding sequence ATGCCTCGCTACGAGCTGGCTCTGATCCTGAAGGCGATGCAGCGGCCGGCTACATCAGCTGCTCTCCGGAGGACTGTGGAGACTCTGATGGAGCGAGGAGCGGTGGTGAGAGACCTGGAGAACCTGGGGGACAGACTGCTGCCATACAAGATCAACAAACACAACGAGAAGCACAGCAGAGGGGCATACTTCCTGGTGGACTTCTACGCAGCTCCCACTATCCTGACAGGCTTGCTGGATCACCTGCACCGGGATGTGGACGTGGTGAGGCCCACTGTGCTGAAGAAGGAGGACCAGGACCAGGTCTCCCAGAGTAACTGCTGTGGCCCCCAGCAGTGA
- the LOC119495632 gene encoding prosaposin isoform X2, producing the protein MLLLTLLFVSAAVATPLLGTEQCARGPPYWCHNVKTASLCGAVTHCQQNVWNQPQMKSVPCDLCKEVLIVVEQILKDNATEAEVLGYLEKACQLIPDAGLTAECKEMVDSYYPILMGIIKGELEDPGVVCGALGLCVTQQAALAKAHSQEQLMSNEIPMVDLAQKVSPFLLNVPQLLYPQEAPKQESPKKEDADVCEDCIKLLTDAQAEAKANTSFVDSLIENLENQCDLLGPGLSAMCKQYISQYGTLVVQQLMSMAPKDICTAAGFCSAMKKSVPMLKLQAAKILTAAKVIPALKLVPATKVVSATDKSAKPMVRVRDSPKCAICEFVMKQLEDMLKDQKTEEEVIQAVEKVCTFLPASLSTQCKDLIETYGQAIIELLVQQADPKTICTVLALCNEGSRTFVPALDQTRYKAGGYCQVCKMAVSYIDGILEKNATEAQIEEAVRKVCSFLPDSYQTQCDQMVEQYEPMLIQLLLQMLDPDFVCMKLGACPEAVRRLLGTEQCSWGPDFWCKNMETATRCNAVDHCKRHVWV; encoded by the exons ATGCTGCTCCTCACTCTACTGTTCGTGTCTGCAG CTGTAGCGACCCCTCTGCTGGGCACTGAGCAGTGTGCTCGTGGCCCCCCCTACTGGTGTCACAATGTAAAGACGGCGTCTCTGTGCGGAGCGGTGACTCACTGCCAGCAGAACGTCTGGAACCAGCCCCAGATG AAATCAGTGCCATGTGACTTGTGTAAAGAGGTGTTGATCGTGGTGGAGCAGATACTGAAGGACAATGCCACTGAG GCTGAGGTTCTAGGGTACCTGGAGAAGGCCTGCCAGCTCATCCCTGATGCAGGGTTGACCGCAGAGTGCAAGGAGATGGTGGATAGCTACTACCCCATCCTCATGGGAATCATTAAAGGAGAACTG GAGGATCCTGGTGTGGTGTGTGGAGCCCTCGGGCTGTGTGTGACTCAGCAGGCAGCCCTGGCTAAGGCTCATTCCCAGGAGCAGCTCATGTCCAATGAAATCCCTATGGTGGACCTCGCCCAGAAAGTATCTCCCTTCCTCCTCAATGTGCCCCAGCTCCTCTATCCTCAGGAGGCCCCCAAACAAGAGAGTCCAAAGAAG GAAGATGCTGATGTGTGCGAGGACTGCATCAAGTTGTTGACTGATGCTCAAGCAGAAGCCAAGGCCAACACCTCATTTGTCGACTCTCTCATTGAGAATCTTGAGAACCAGTGTGACCTGCTGGGGCCAGGCTTGTCTGCAATG TGCAAGCAGTATATCAGCCAGTATGGTACCCTCGTTGTTCAGCAGCTCATGTCCATG GCTCCCAAGGATATCTGTACCGCCGCTGGCTTCTGTTCTGCTATGAAGAAATCCGTTCCCATGCTGAAGCTGCAGGCTGCCAAGATTTTAACTGCTGCCAAGGTTATACCTGCTCTCAAGCTTGTCCCTGCCACCAAGGTTGTGTCTGCCACTGACAAGTCTGCTAAG CCCATGGTGCGTGTCCGTGATTCCCCAAAGTGTGCCATCTGTGAGTTTGTGATGAAACAGTTGGAGGATATGCTGAAGGATCAGAAAACAGAG gAGGAGGTGATTCAAGCTGTGGAGAAGGTGTGCACATTTCTGCCCGCTTCTCTGAGTACCCAGTGTAAGGACCTGATTGAGACCTACGGCCAGGCCATCATTGAGCTGCTGGTGCAGCAGGCTGACCCCAAGACTATCTGCACAGTGTTGGCACTCTGCAATGAAGGCAGCCGTACATTTGTCC CTGCACTCGACCAGACTCGCTATAAGGCTGGTGGCTACTGCCAGGTTTGCAAGATGGCCGTTAGCTACATCGATGGAATTCTGGAGAAGAATGCAACTGAGGCCCAGATTGAGGAGGCTGTGAGGAAAGTATGCAGCTTCCTGCCCGACTCTTACCAGACTCAG TGTGACCAGATGGTTGAACAGTATGAACCAATGCTTATCCAGCTGCTTCTCCAGATGCTCGACCCAGACTTCGTGTGCATG aAATTGGGAGCCTGTCCTGAAGCTGTGCGCAGGCTGCTGGGAACAGAGCAGTGCAGCTGGGGACCTGACTTCTGGTGCAAGAACATGGAGACAGCAACTCGATGCAAT GCTGTGGATCACTGCAAACGCCATGTGTGGGTATAG
- the LOC119495632 gene encoding prosaposin isoform X1 — MLLLTLLFVSAAVATPLLGTEQCARGPPYWCHNVKTASLCGAVTHCQQNVWNQPQMKSVPCDLCKEVLIVVEQILKDNATEAEVLGYLEKACQLIPDAGLTAECKEMVDSYYPILMGIIKGELEDPGVVCGALGLCVTQQAALAKAHSQEQLMSNEIPMVDLAQKVSPFLLNVPQLLYPQEAPKQESPKKEDADVCEDCIKLLTDAQAEAKANTSFVDSLIENLENQCDLLGPGLSAMCKQYISQYGTLVVQQLMSMEQAPKDICTAAGFCSAMKKSVPMLKLQAAKILTAAKVIPALKLVPATKVVSATDKSAKPMVRVRDSPKCAICEFVMKQLEDMLKDQKTEEEVIQAVEKVCTFLPASLSTQCKDLIETYGQAIIELLVQQADPKTICTVLALCNEGSRTFVPALDQTRYKAGGYCQVCKMAVSYIDGILEKNATEAQIEEAVRKVCSFLPDSYQTQCDQMVEQYEPMLIQLLLQMLDPDFVCMKLGACPEAVRRLLGTEQCSWGPDFWCKNMETATRCNAVDHCKRHVWV; from the exons ATGCTGCTCCTCACTCTACTGTTCGTGTCTGCAG CTGTAGCGACCCCTCTGCTGGGCACTGAGCAGTGTGCTCGTGGCCCCCCCTACTGGTGTCACAATGTAAAGACGGCGTCTCTGTGCGGAGCGGTGACTCACTGCCAGCAGAACGTCTGGAACCAGCCCCAGATG AAATCAGTGCCATGTGACTTGTGTAAAGAGGTGTTGATCGTGGTGGAGCAGATACTGAAGGACAATGCCACTGAG GCTGAGGTTCTAGGGTACCTGGAGAAGGCCTGCCAGCTCATCCCTGATGCAGGGTTGACCGCAGAGTGCAAGGAGATGGTGGATAGCTACTACCCCATCCTCATGGGAATCATTAAAGGAGAACTG GAGGATCCTGGTGTGGTGTGTGGAGCCCTCGGGCTGTGTGTGACTCAGCAGGCAGCCCTGGCTAAGGCTCATTCCCAGGAGCAGCTCATGTCCAATGAAATCCCTATGGTGGACCTCGCCCAGAAAGTATCTCCCTTCCTCCTCAATGTGCCCCAGCTCCTCTATCCTCAGGAGGCCCCCAAACAAGAGAGTCCAAAGAAG GAAGATGCTGATGTGTGCGAGGACTGCATCAAGTTGTTGACTGATGCTCAAGCAGAAGCCAAGGCCAACACCTCATTTGTCGACTCTCTCATTGAGAATCTTGAGAACCAGTGTGACCTGCTGGGGCCAGGCTTGTCTGCAATG TGCAAGCAGTATATCAGCCAGTATGGTACCCTCGTTGTTCAGCAGCTCATGTCCATG GAACAG GCTCCCAAGGATATCTGTACCGCCGCTGGCTTCTGTTCTGCTATGAAGAAATCCGTTCCCATGCTGAAGCTGCAGGCTGCCAAGATTTTAACTGCTGCCAAGGTTATACCTGCTCTCAAGCTTGTCCCTGCCACCAAGGTTGTGTCTGCCACTGACAAGTCTGCTAAG CCCATGGTGCGTGTCCGTGATTCCCCAAAGTGTGCCATCTGTGAGTTTGTGATGAAACAGTTGGAGGATATGCTGAAGGATCAGAAAACAGAG gAGGAGGTGATTCAAGCTGTGGAGAAGGTGTGCACATTTCTGCCCGCTTCTCTGAGTACCCAGTGTAAGGACCTGATTGAGACCTACGGCCAGGCCATCATTGAGCTGCTGGTGCAGCAGGCTGACCCCAAGACTATCTGCACAGTGTTGGCACTCTGCAATGAAGGCAGCCGTACATTTGTCC CTGCACTCGACCAGACTCGCTATAAGGCTGGTGGCTACTGCCAGGTTTGCAAGATGGCCGTTAGCTACATCGATGGAATTCTGGAGAAGAATGCAACTGAGGCCCAGATTGAGGAGGCTGTGAGGAAAGTATGCAGCTTCCTGCCCGACTCTTACCAGACTCAG TGTGACCAGATGGTTGAACAGTATGAACCAATGCTTATCCAGCTGCTTCTCCAGATGCTCGACCCAGACTTCGTGTGCATG aAATTGGGAGCCTGTCCTGAAGCTGTGCGCAGGCTGCTGGGAACAGAGCAGTGCAGCTGGGGACCTGACTTCTGGTGCAAGAACATGGAGACAGCAACTCGATGCAAT GCTGTGGATCACTGCAAACGCCATGTGTGGGTATAG